tttagaccctgaagcttagATTATCTATGCCAAATTTTTAAGACACTATGTATACGTACAAATTCAAAGCACACCCATGCATGTCGTCCTTTAAATCGAAGGTGGAAGGTGTATCTTGTACACACATTCCAAGCAGTGAAAAATCGGAAGGCGCCAACACTGATACACGAAGCAGAGCATAAATAGTAGTAGCTTACTAGCTTCACATCACTTCACCTATAGAGAAAGCAAAGCCACTCGCCATCGTCAACGCCGGTTGGTTTCAGACTTTGAGTTGGTCGCGTCCcactcgcgcgcgcgcgcattgCCGCCTTCCACCCACAGCACGGCTGCCCAGCAGCACGGATGTCATCCGCAATGGTGGACGCCACCCTCGCGGCGCCTCCGCTAGACcacaccgcccgccgccgggcccgccccgccgcgctcTCCAACGCCAACGCCAACGcttgcgccggcgccggcgccgtcgccgcggccccCAACAAGCCCAAGGCCAGGACAGTCGCCTCCCGCTACCTGACGCCCTCCCCCAAACCcacctccatctcctcctccgcgTCGGCCCCTGCCTCGAGGCCGCCCGCCTCCACCGAGCGGTCGCGGCCGCCGCAGCACATTGCCGTCGCCACTTCCGACGCCGCGGCTTCCTGCGGGAGCGCCACCACGACGACGCGGACGCTCGCGGTCGCGTTCCAGAGCCCGGCCTACTACCTGGAGACCAGCAGGGCGAGGTCCGCGGAGAAGAGGAGATccggcgccgcgggcgcggccgcgcgggccaAGGTGTCCGACGCCAGCCAAAACACGTACCGGTGGCCGGCGtcggcgaccccgccgccgtgcgggCACGACGCCCGCGCGCCCGCCAAGAGCCCCGGGTACTCTGCCTCGGGCAGGaaggggagcgccgccgccatcttcggcgccgtgcgggcggcggtgctccacgggacgccgcggcgcgcgTCGGTGGACGGTGCCAACGAGTACCTGCTGGCGCTGTCATCCCACGACACGGACAGCGCGTCGTCCGGCGGGTCCGGGGACGGCATCGCGCCCAGACGCAGCGTCGGCTCTGGGCCGCGACCGTCGCCGAGGACCGCCATGAGCTCCTCCGCGCGGTTCACGCGGGACGCCATGGGGATCCACTCCGAACGCTTCTCCTCTGGAACATttccagcgccggcgccggtgaagaAGAGGTCGCTGTTCAACGGCTTGCTGTCTTCGGCGTTCAGCAGGTCGTCTCTTAACCAGCCGACGACGAGCAAGCCGGTGGCGAGCTCGTTCAGGAGGACGGCGAGCCCATCCCCGGGCCGGCGCTCCACCGACGCGCCTGTCTCTGCCGGGAACATGCAGGGCAAGGCTTCTTCTACCGGCTGCGGCTTCGACGGTGGTGACACGATGAAGTTGAAGCCCCCTACGGCGATCAAGGCCGAGGAGGAGCACCAGCTGAGACTACGCTACACCCAGCATTTGCAGTGGCGGCTCGTGAATGCGCATGCCGGCGCCGCGCTTTCTTTGCAGACCACGGCTGCAGAGGTGAGTGACCGAGTGGGCATCTCTGTTCTTCTTGGACAAAACTTGAGACATGACATGATAGGCTGAAAGTTATTCAGAGTTACGGATCAGTTGTTCACTGACTTGATGAATTTCTGTTACGGTTGCCATTCAGTAATTCAGCTGATCATTCTCATGTTCATGACAGAAAACCTTGAGTGGTGCATGGATTGCCATCCTGAGGATGCGCAAATCGGTCGCCATTAGAAAGATGCAGCTACAGTTGCTTCGAAACAACTGCAAACTCATGGAAGTTCTCAGAGGACAGGTAAGAACTTCCGGTTGATATGCGGCTTTCTTCATACGGTCAATTCTCCATTTGTTCCTTCCATACAAAAAAAATCTCTATTTGTTCCTGACACTTGCATCACTTCTAGTTATTCACCAAAAACTTTGAGTAATCCAGTTTTTGACAATTGGGCTTGAGCAGGGCTGTCTGTTTCATGAATCCACAGGACCGCAAGTACTAGTATATATACTAGGTCATTTTTGGACACGCATTTACTGACTGTCCAGATGATTAGCACATGGATCTTTATTACACCAGTTGTGAAGTAGATAAAATCAGATCGTAAGGTCACTACCGATATGGACTTATGAAGTTGTACTAGATTGCAAAATTGAATGGCCATGATTTGGGTCATAAAGATACTTACACTAGCTATAATGCCATCTTTAAAGTCTAAATCTAGTACACCCAACACGCTCAACCCTGTCACTCTTCTGGACCTGAAGGAATAACTAATTGATGTTTTTCAACACTAAAGTCATTTTTTGAGTCTTAATATAAAAATTCATTTTTTTAGTACACATTGATAAAAAACTGATAAACTTACAAAATGCAGATGAAATACCTGGACGAATGGTCCTTTTTGGAGAGGGATTGTGCTCATTCTTTATCAGGAACAACACAGGCCCTGAATGCCACCGTCCTGCGCCTTCCTGTTTCCGATGGAGCAATGGTTGGTTTATCATTTTTTACCACGTTGCTTCCAGTTGAAATATTAATTAGGACTTCATATTTGCAGGCAGACATTCAAGGGATTGAAAATGCTCTTAGATCTGCAGTTGATGTCATGCATACTCTAGGAAACTCAATTACTGCTAGACTGCCTCAGGTGCTGATTTTTTACAAGAGTCCCCTTTGTGGTTTCTTGGCATCATATAACATTTACTGATTTACACAATGCTACCGCAATAAGTCATGTGATGTAGCACTAAGTACTGAACCATGTAAGAGTCTGCTGTTTTTGGTCTGAAATCATCTGCCATTTTTTGCAGTTAGCCCGGACGAATGTCTTGGTATCTCAGCTCTCCAGAGTTTTCGTTCAAG
This portion of the Panicum virgatum strain AP13 chromosome 2N, P.virgatum_v5, whole genome shotgun sequence genome encodes:
- the LOC120659222 gene encoding QWRF motif-containing protein 2-like, which gives rise to MSSAMVDATLAAPPLDHTARRRARPAALSNANANACAGAGAVAAAPNKPKARTVASRYLTPSPKPTSISSSASAPASRPPASTERSRPPQHIAVATSDAAASCGSATTTTRTLAVAFQSPAYYLETSRARSAEKRRSGAAGAAARAKVSDASQNTYRWPASATPPPCGHDARAPAKSPGYSASGRKGSAAAIFGAVRAAVLHGTPRRASVDGANEYLLALSSHDTDSASSGGSGDGIAPRRSVGSGPRPSPRTAMSSSARFTRDAMGIHSERFSSGTFPAPAPVKKRSLFNGLLSSAFSRSSLNQPTTSKPVASSFRRTASPSPGRRSTDAPVSAGNMQGKASSTGCGFDGGDTMKLKPPTAIKAEEEHQLRLRYTQHLQWRLVNAHAGAALSLQTTAAEKTLSGAWIAILRMRKSVAIRKMQLQLLRNNCKLMEVLRGQMKYLDEWSFLERDCAHSLSGTTQALNATVLRLPVSDGAMADIQGIENALRSAVDVMHTLGNSITARLPQLARTNVLVSQLSRVFVQEHILIAQCRDLLSTLASIHVKYSSLQAQRIQMNQRRHRHFQ